ATACAGCGCGCGCTGCGCCATGTACCTTTGTCGCAACAACCACGCCAGGACCGTCAGAAGTAGCAATGGGCCGACCAGCTCTCGAGCCGTGAGGGGCTTTAGGGTCTGGGTGACGGGCTGTTGAAGAACGCGTGGACTGTCCACGTGAGGCTGACCGAAGGAAGCCCGCTCGCCAGAGAGATCAACCTTGGGTAAGACGGGAACACCAGGCACGAGACTCAAAAGAACGATGATCAACACGAGGTTGATAAGTGGTCGTGGCTGGGACGTCTGTAACACCAGCATTATCCTACGGTAAGTCGTGACGTTTGGCTAGCGTCCACAGCACGGCCTGTTCCCCTAGACTGAAGTTCTTGGGGCAAAATCCTTGTTCTTCCCTCCAACACGACAATACTTGCAAAAGCCTTGGCAAAGTGCAGCCATGTAAACGACCCTATTTCGCTGGCCTTGTTATATCGTGTTATTGCAAGGTGCATGGTTTTCACGCAAAGCATAGAAGAGAAAAGCACGGGCGGCAAGCCAGCTCTAGCCCTTAGAGCCTTTTCGAGTGTCGACAGAGCCGTGCATTCTTAAAACACTCACATAGCCCCTTGGCGACGTGCTTTGTGCTGTTTTTCGTGCTAGGAACTTCAGGCTAAGCCATAGAGGAACCGTCGCCACTGTCTGTCCCGCATGCTCAACCATCTATTTCCTGCTCATACTCACGCTTGTCCTGTTTATAGGCTGAACCTCCCGTTGCTTTACCACCTCCTTGCGTCTGCATCGCCGGCGGCTTCCCCAGCACTCCCTGAAGCAGGGTGTAGATGCGCCTCGATTCTTTGGTGAGGAGCGGCCCCAGGATAGCTAGAATGAGGACGTAGAGCGCCGCGAAAGGTTGGAGGATAGGTAGTAATCCCCCAGCCAGGGCGAGGTTCGCCATGATGATGGAAAACTCTCCGCGCGACATGATGGTCAGGCCGATGTTGGTCGACGCCCTAGGGGATAAGCCGGCGCTGCGGCCCGCCAGCATGCCCGCGCTAAAGTTCCCGATGATGGTCAGCAGCACCGCGATGAGGGCGGGCAAGAACGCCCCACCGAGCAGGGTGGGGTTGATGCTCAGGCCGAAACTGAAGAAGAAGATAGCCCCGAAGAAATCCCTGAAGGGCAAGATGACGCTCTCGATGCGCTGACGGTACGAGGTCTCCGCCAGCACCAGGCCCACCAGTAAGGCGCCGATGGCCTCCGCAACGTGGATGGTCTCACCAAAACCGGCGATGAGCAAGAGAGCCGCGAAGATGGCGAACATGAACACTTCATCCGAAGCGATGTCAAGCAAGCGGTTGAGCCAAGGCACCAAGCTCCTACCGACGACCAAAAAGGTCAGCATGAAACCAAGCGCCAGGGCAGCGGAGGTCAGCACCCCCACAAAAGAGGTCGCGCCGGACAGGACCAGGCCGGACACGACGGAGAGGTACACCGCCAAGAACACGTCCTCGAACATGATGATGCCTAAAATCATGTCCGTCTCGGGGTTGGCGGTGCGCTTGAGTTCGACCAGAACCTTGGCGACGATGGCGCTGGACGAGATGGTGATGATGCCCGCCGCCACCAGGACCTCCTGCAGCGGCCAAGCCATGAGGAAACCGAACAGCAGACCGATGGTCAAATTGATGCTGATATAGATG
This portion of the Deinococcota bacterium genome encodes:
- a CDS encoding cation:proton antiporter, with translation MAHVTLEVGLALALVLGAILLANRLRFSSVPFLILIGMVMGSHVPALGPFNLQFEYAAPFINFLGQLGVLFLLFYLGLEFSVGRLIKAGRSIAVGGSIYISINLTIGLLFGFLMAWPLQEVLVAAGIITISSSAIVAKVLVELKRTANPETDMILGIIMFEDVFLAVYLSVVSGLVLSGATSFVGVLTSAALALGFMLTFLVVGRSLVPWLNRLLDIASDEVFMFAIFAALLLIAGFGETIHVAEAIGALLVGLVLAETSYRQRIESVILPFRDFFGAIFFFSFGLSINPTLLGGAFLPALIAVLLTIIGNFSAGMLAGRSAGLSPRASTNIGLTIMSRGEFSIIMANLALAGGLLPILQPFAALYVLILAILGPLLTKESRRIYTLLQGVLGKPPAMQTQGGGKATGGSAYKQDKREYEQEIDG